A single window of Bradyrhizobium daqingense DNA harbors:
- a CDS encoding TPM domain-containing protein → MTVRVWRALVAVALFFVFVIPAHADVAVPELTGRVVDQTGTLSNADVATLSQKLRDFENRKGSQIAVLIVPTTQPETIEQFSIRVAEAWKLGRKNIDDGAILVVAKNDRHLRIEVGYGLEGALTDVTSRRIIDEIITPKFRTGDFAGGISDGVDRMIRVIDGEPLPVPSPAAHFGSLDDLGPLLIVTLFASIGVGGVFRAMLGRLLGSLATGGIVAVFAWFILGSFAFAIGLGVLGFIIGFIADLFAGMGPSTGSSRGGGWSSGSSGGGWSSGSSSDSGSFSGGGGSFGGGGASGSW, encoded by the coding sequence ATGACAGTGAGGGTGTGGCGCGCGCTCGTCGCCGTCGCACTCTTCTTCGTCTTCGTCATCCCCGCCCACGCCGACGTCGCCGTGCCGGAGCTCACCGGCCGTGTGGTCGATCAGACCGGCACGCTGTCGAACGCCGACGTCGCCACTCTTTCGCAAAAGCTGCGTGACTTCGAGAACCGCAAGGGCAGCCAGATCGCCGTCCTGATCGTGCCGACGACACAGCCGGAGACGATCGAGCAGTTCTCGATCCGCGTCGCCGAGGCCTGGAAACTCGGGCGCAAGAACATCGATGACGGCGCGATCCTCGTCGTCGCCAAGAACGACCGGCATTTGCGCATCGAGGTCGGCTACGGACTCGAAGGCGCGCTCACCGACGTCACCTCGCGGCGGATCATCGACGAGATCATCACGCCGAAATTCAGGACCGGCGATTTTGCCGGCGGCATCTCCGACGGCGTCGATCGCATGATCCGCGTGATCGACGGCGAGCCGCTGCCGGTTCCTTCACCGGCCGCCCACTTCGGAAGCCTGGACGATCTCGGGCCGCTCCTGATCGTGACGCTGTTCGCATCGATCGGGGTCGGGGGGGTCTTCCGGGCCATGCTGGGGCGACTGCTCGGATCATTGGCGACCGGCGGCATTGTCGCCGTGTTCGCCTGGTTCATTCTCGGCTCTTTTGCGTTTGCCATCGGTCTCGGTGTCCTCGGCTTCATTATCGGATTCATCGCCGATCTGTTTGCGGGGATGGGACCGAGCACGGGGTCGTCGCGCGGTGGAGGCTGGTCGAGCGGCTCCTCGGGAGGCGGCTGGAGTAGCGGCTCGTCGAGCGACAGCGGCAGCTTCAGCGGCGGCGGGGGCAGTTTCGGCGGCGGCGGCGCCTCGGGGAGCTGGTAG
- a CDS encoding enoyl-CoA hydratase codes for MSSFETILVERPEPAIVRVVMNRPEARNAQNLQMTYDLNAAFDAAVQDDTVKVIILAGNGPHFSSGHDLRPGGKNAAGADFPPIGNWGGFAEPNAHGRFAREQEIYLQITRRWRNLAKPTIAEVHGRCIAGGLMLAWACDLIVASDDAQFCDPVVTMGVCGVEWFVHPWELGPRKAKEFLFTADSWSAQEAHQLGMVNQVVPRAELSSRVLELARRIATKPAFALKLTKEAVNRSVDVMGQPAAIDQAFALHQLCHAHNLQEFGMIVDPSGLHPSVRKPPTAAE; via the coding sequence ATGTCCTCGTTCGAGACTATCCTCGTGGAACGGCCGGAGCCGGCCATCGTCCGGGTCGTGATGAACCGGCCCGAGGCGCGCAACGCACAGAACCTGCAAATGACCTACGACCTCAACGCCGCCTTCGACGCGGCGGTGCAGGACGATACGGTCAAGGTCATCATCCTCGCCGGCAATGGTCCGCATTTTTCCTCCGGCCACGACCTGCGCCCGGGCGGCAAGAACGCAGCCGGCGCCGATTTTCCGCCGATCGGAAATTGGGGCGGCTTTGCCGAGCCCAATGCCCATGGCCGCTTTGCGCGCGAGCAGGAGATATATCTCCAGATCACGCGGCGCTGGCGCAACCTCGCCAAGCCGACCATTGCCGAGGTGCACGGCAGGTGCATCGCCGGTGGCCTGATGCTCGCCTGGGCCTGCGACCTCATCGTCGCCAGCGACGATGCGCAGTTCTGCGACCCCGTCGTGACCATGGGCGTCTGCGGCGTCGAGTGGTTCGTGCATCCCTGGGAGCTCGGGCCGCGCAAGGCCAAGGAGTTCCTGTTCACCGCCGACAGCTGGAGCGCGCAGGAGGCGCATCAGCTCGGCATGGTCAACCAAGTCGTGCCGCGCGCGGAGCTGTCGTCGCGCGTGCTGGAGCTGGCGCGCCGGATCGCGACAAAACCGGCCTTCGCGCTGAAGCTGACCAAGGAGGCCGTCAACCGCTCGGTCGACGTCATGGGCCAACCCGCCGCGATCGATCAGGCCTTTGCGCTGCATCAGCTCTGCCACGCGCATAATCTCCAGGAGTTCGGCATGATCGTCGATCCCTCGGGCCTGCATCCCTCCGTGCGCAAGCCGCCGACGGCCGCGGAGTAG
- a CDS encoding TPM domain-containing protein — MSIKRVARHLVQHHWRAKQIFPQAVLDRIEQAIKRGEATHSGQVRFVVEGALDGAPLFRNQPARARALDVFSHLRIWDTEHNNGVLIYLLLADRDVEIVADRGIDLKVGAQGWENICRAMEAEFRSGQFERGVIAGIEAVSRELARHFPPQGSHSNELPDAPVVM; from the coding sequence ATGAGCATCAAACGCGTTGCCCGACATCTCGTGCAGCATCATTGGCGGGCGAAACAGATTTTTCCGCAAGCCGTGCTCGATCGCATCGAGCAGGCGATCAAGCGGGGCGAAGCCACCCATTCCGGCCAGGTCCGCTTCGTGGTCGAAGGCGCGCTCGACGGTGCGCCGCTGTTCCGCAACCAGCCTGCACGCGCGCGCGCCCTGGACGTGTTCTCGCATCTGCGCATCTGGGACACCGAGCACAACAACGGCGTCCTCATCTATCTCCTGCTGGCCGACCGCGACGTCGAGATCGTGGCCGACCGTGGCATCGACTTGAAGGTCGGCGCGCAGGGCTGGGAGAACATCTGCCGCGCGATGGAGGCGGAGTTCAGATCAGGCCAGTTCGAGCGCGGCGTGATCGCCGGCATCGAGGCCGTCTCCCGCGAACTGGCCCGGCATTTCCCACCGCAGGGTTCGCATTCGAACGAGCTGCCGGATGCACCCGTGGTGATGTAA
- a CDS encoding LemA family protein: protein MRKILTVLAALASLSLTNCGYNAIQSEDEQIKANWSEVVNQYQRRADLVPNLVNSVKGFAQQEKDVLLGVTNARAKVGSIQATPEVLNDPAAFQKFQAAQGELSSALSRLLVVTENYPQLKSDALFKDLMSQLEGTENRITVARNRYIKAVQDYNVTIRSFPSNLTAMMFGYKEKPNFSVENEKAISTAPKVDFNPAPAPSK, encoded by the coding sequence ATGCGCAAGATTCTGACCGTGCTGGCCGCCCTGGCCTCGCTGAGCCTGACCAATTGCGGCTACAACGCGATCCAGAGCGAGGACGAGCAGATTAAGGCCAACTGGTCCGAGGTCGTGAACCAGTACCAGCGCCGCGCCGATCTCGTGCCCAACCTGGTCAATTCGGTGAAGGGCTTCGCGCAGCAGGAGAAGGACGTGCTGCTCGGCGTCACCAATGCGCGGGCCAAGGTCGGCAGCATCCAGGCAACGCCGGAGGTGCTGAACGATCCCGCCGCGTTCCAGAAATTCCAGGCTGCCCAGGGCGAGCTCTCCAGCGCATTGTCGCGCCTCTTGGTCGTCACCGAGAATTATCCGCAGCTCAAATCGGACGCCCTGTTCAAGGATCTGATGTCACAGCTCGAGGGCACCGAGAACCGCATCACCGTGGCCCGCAACCGCTACATCAAGGCGGTGCAGGACTACAACGTCACGATCCGCTCCTTCCCGAGCAACCTCACCGCGATGATGTTCGGCTACAAGGAGAAGCCGAACTTCTCGGTCGAGAACGAGAAAGCGATCTCGACCGCGCCGAAGGTGGACTTCAACCCGGCACCAGCGCCGTCGAAGTAA
- a CDS encoding acyl-CoA dehydrogenase family protein, giving the protein MDLNLSDEQKLLRESAERFVAESYDAAHRRKMANDPLGFSPDVWKQFAELGWLALPLPEDFGGLGGGAVDVGILMEAFGRGLVSEPYVATVVLGAALIERCGTTEQKQASLPKVADGSLKLALAHSERAARFDLAKVATSATTTAQGWRLSGSKIAVLDGHAADEIIVSALMHDHRGPSGRIGLFVMPATVPGLVISDYARLGGGRACNIELCDVHLPADALLGDGDNALPAIEWAVDRAMAALGAEAVGIMQTLLDTTLEYTKIRKQFGRPLSANQVIRHRLADMAMQVDESRSMALRASLKADSTPIERARAASGAKAKIGRCARFVGEQSIQLHGGMGVTEELEVGAYFKRLVAFDTLFGGSAHHYARHAELGRTTAPA; this is encoded by the coding sequence ATGGACCTCAATCTCAGTGACGAGCAAAAGTTGCTGCGCGAAAGCGCAGAACGCTTCGTGGCCGAAAGCTACGATGCCGCTCACCGCCGCAAGATGGCGAACGATCCGCTCGGCTTCAGCCCGGATGTATGGAAGCAATTCGCCGAGCTCGGCTGGCTGGCGCTGCCGCTTCCCGAAGACTTCGGCGGGCTCGGCGGCGGCGCGGTCGATGTCGGGATCCTGATGGAAGCCTTCGGCCGCGGACTGGTGTCGGAGCCCTATGTCGCGACGGTGGTGCTGGGCGCCGCGCTGATCGAGCGATGCGGCACTACCGAGCAGAAGCAGGCGAGCCTGCCCAAGGTCGCGGACGGATCGCTGAAGCTCGCGTTGGCGCATTCCGAGCGCGCGGCACGGTTCGATCTCGCCAAGGTCGCAACCAGCGCCACCACGACGGCGCAAGGCTGGCGCCTGTCCGGCAGCAAGATCGCCGTGCTCGACGGGCATGCTGCCGACGAGATCATCGTCTCCGCTCTGATGCATGACCACCGCGGCCCTTCGGGGCGGATCGGCCTGTTCGTGATGCCAGCCACAGTGCCCGGCCTTGTGATCTCCGACTATGCACGGCTCGGCGGCGGGCGCGCCTGCAATATCGAGCTGTGCGACGTGCATCTGCCTGCAGACGCCTTGCTCGGCGACGGCGACAACGCGCTGCCCGCGATCGAATGGGCCGTCGACCGCGCCATGGCTGCGCTCGGCGCGGAAGCCGTCGGCATCATGCAGACGCTGCTCGACACCACGCTCGAATACACCAAGATCCGCAAGCAGTTCGGCCGGCCGCTCTCCGCCAACCAAGTGATCCGCCACCGCCTCGCCGACATGGCGATGCAGGTCGATGAATCCCGCTCGATGGCGCTGCGCGCTTCGCTCAAGGCCGACAGCACGCCAATCGAGCGCGCGCGGGCTGCCTCGGGCGCGAAGGCGAAGATCGGCAGATGCGCGCGCTTCGTCGGCGAGCAGTCGATCCAGCTCCATGGCGGCATGGGCGTGACCGAGGAGCTCGAGGTCGGCGCCTATTTCAAGCGGCTCGTCGCCTTCGACACGCTGTTCGGCGGCAGCGCGCACCATTATGCCCGCCATGCCGAGCTGGGCCGCACCACCGCGCCCGCCTGA
- a CDS encoding CaiB/BaiF CoA transferase family protein: MEKGIFSGLKVLDCASFIAAPAAATVLSDFGADVIKIEPPGAGDPYRNLPNLPGYPSGEHNFAWLLEARNKKSIALDLSKPEAQAVLYKLVAEADVFITNMPPPVRAKLGITYDHLAHLNDRLIYASFTGYGEKGEEANKPGFDSNAYWARSGLMDLVRADIDTTPARSVAGMGDHPCAMAFYGAIVTALYQREKTGKGSHVASNLMANGVWAASVLAQAKLCGAKFGERRPRERALNAVANHYQCKDGRWLILSLLNEEKQFPTLARCLGREDLIDDPRFATKADRHARSVELIKILDETFATRDLAEWRKILDGNGLVFGVVGILDDIPNDKQMLDSEVLVPFENDTMLTINSPIWIDGTKKVQPRKPPGVGEHSDEILRGAGYDEAAIKQLRAKGAVG, translated from the coding sequence ATGGAAAAAGGCATTTTCTCGGGCCTGAAGGTTCTGGACTGCGCGAGCTTCATCGCAGCGCCCGCGGCCGCGACGGTGCTGTCGGATTTCGGCGCCGACGTCATCAAGATCGAGCCGCCGGGCGCCGGCGATCCCTACCGCAATCTGCCAAACCTGCCGGGCTATCCCTCAGGCGAGCACAATTTCGCCTGGCTGCTCGAGGCCCGCAACAAGAAGAGCATCGCGCTCGACCTGTCCAAGCCGGAGGCTCAGGCCGTGCTCTACAAGCTCGTGGCGGAAGCCGACGTCTTCATCACCAACATGCCGCCGCCGGTGCGCGCCAAGCTCGGCATCACCTATGACCACCTCGCCCATCTCAACGACCGGCTGATCTACGCCTCCTTCACCGGCTATGGCGAGAAGGGCGAGGAGGCCAACAAGCCCGGCTTCGACAGCAACGCCTATTGGGCGCGCTCCGGCCTGATGGACCTCGTCCGCGCCGACATCGACACCACCCCGGCCCGCTCGGTCGCCGGCATGGGTGACCATCCCTGCGCCATGGCGTTCTATGGCGCGATCGTCACCGCGCTCTATCAGCGCGAGAAGACCGGCAAGGGCTCGCATGTCGCCTCCAATCTGATGGCGAACGGGGTGTGGGCCGCCAGCGTGCTGGCACAGGCCAAGCTCTGCGGCGCCAAGTTCGGCGAGCGACGCCCGCGCGAGCGCGCGCTGAACGCGGTCGCCAACCACTATCAGTGCAAGGACGGCCGCTGGCTGATCCTGTCGCTGCTCAACGAGGAGAAGCAGTTTCCGACGCTGGCGCGCTGCCTTGGCCGCGAGGACCTGATCGACGATCCTCGCTTCGCCACCAAGGCCGACAGGCATGCCCGCTCCGTCGAGCTGATCAAGATCCTGGACGAGACCTTCGCCACCAGGGATCTCGCCGAATGGCGCAAGATCCTGGACGGCAACGGCCTCGTGTTCGGCGTTGTCGGCATTCTCGACGACATCCCAAACGACAAGCAGATGCTCGACTCCGAGGTGCTGGTGCCGTTCGAGAACGACACCATGCTGACCATCAACAGCCCGATCTGGATCGACGGCACCAAGAAGGTCCAGCCGCGCAAGCCGCCCGGCGTGGGCGAGCACAGTGACGAGATCTTGCGCGGCGCGGGATACGACGAGGCGGCGATCAAGCAGTTGCGGGCAAAGGGGGCTGTGGGGTAA